CCCATCCTAGTCCAAATCCTGAAGAAGTTTTGTATTTATCAAATTGTCTTGACTGTAAATACGGTTTATAGTCTTCTCTTGGCAAATTAAAAATTTTGGATTTCTCTTCAAGTTCTTCAATATTTCTAACTCTATGGCCACTGCCTAAAATTTCCCTATAACCTGGCCAAATAATATCTAAACAATCTGCAACTTTAGGATTTGAATCATCTACTAATGCATGATAAAATGGCACTTCTAATAAAGGAAATTCACGAATACCAACAAGAGAACCATAAATTTCAGTAATTCTTACTTCCTCCCAAGAACCAAAGTGTTTAAGAGTAAATTCTTTATATTTTTTATCTCTTGTATCTTCATACAAAGAATTTAAAGCTTCTTTAAATGTAATTATTTTCATATTTTCTTTATTAGCCATATCATTTAATTCTTTAATATCATCATCAGATAAAAAAACTTCTAAATCTTTCAAATTATACTCTAAAAGATCTTGAATAATCTTTTTAATTAAATCAAATGCAGTTTTTTGATTTTGAACTTGACTAACATGTCCTTCATATTCAATATGATGAAACTCAGAAAGATGAGTTGCATCAGATTCTTCTTTTCTAAATGAATTATATATTGAATATACTTGATCAACATTATTTTGTAAAAGAGATAACTCTAAATATATTTGAGATGATTCTGAAAGAAAAGCAACCTTTTGAGATTCAAACCATTTTAATGTTATAGGACAAGTATCAGTAGTATAATCTATGGCTTCCTTACCATAAACAGCACCTGGAGAGGATATCATTCTAGTGGTAAGAGGTAAAATTGTAAATAATGAACCAATATTTACAAAAAATTCATTTGATGATTGAAATATTCTATGATTTATCTTCGAAATATTCTCCCAGTATTTATCTTTGACAAATGAATTTACTCTTTCTTCAAATTCCTTAATTGAATAAATCTTATTCAATACATCAGGGATTGAATCAAAAATCTTGTTCCCAACATAATCGAGTTTTTTCCCATTAGTTTTATATGGTTTTACCATGATAACATACTATTGACTTCAAACTATTTATATATTAACTCGAAATTTCTTGAAAAAACGCAAATTTAATAAAGTTTTTTCTCATTTTAGTAATATGGATAAAATAAATAAATCAATAATTCATCAATTATCTATCAATTCTAAAGCTAAATTGAAAGATTTTACTGGAAATTTGCCAATATCTAAACAATCACTATTAAATCGAATTAATTATTTAATAAAAGATCAATATATTTCACCTTACACTATTACTAATTATTTCAACTTGGGGAAAAAAAATGTACACATACATATTAAATTTGAAAAAATAAATCTAAGTGAAATTAATAATATTGTTTTAGAATTAACTAAAAAAAAATCAGTAGTTTGGGTTGCAGAAACTTTTCATAAATATGATTTATCAATTGCAGTAATATATAAAAATTTTAAAATTGTTGAAGATCTGGTTTCAGAAATTACAAAATTATCTTCAAATAATATAAAAAAAATTGATACTATATTTATTAAAGAAAACTACTATTTCTCCTATAATTTTAATTCAAATGATAGAAAGGTAATTAAAATACATAAAACTAGACAAGAAAGTTTGATATTAAGAAAAAAAGAAGATGAACTATTAAAAATTATTTCTTCAGAAGGAAGATTCAAATTAACAGAATTAGGTAACTTACTAAACTTATCAGCAAATTCAGTAAAATATTTAATTAAAGAACTAGAAAAAAAAGAAATAATATTAGGTTATGGAGGTTTTATTAACTATTTAAAACTAGATTATAAATGGTTTCAAATAGAATTTGAAATATATCAAGATATCGATCCAATAAAAAAATTACTCCATTTCGAAAATATAGTATTTATTTCAAGAGTTTTTGATTCTAAAATAATTATTGATTTTGTTTCTAAGAATACAACAGAAGTCAGAGATTTTGTAAATGAAATTGAAAGAATCATTGGAAAAATAAATAATTATGAAATCTATGAAATACTAAAGATACATAAATTAGAAGACCCTAATTTAAAAAATTAATTTTCTTTCTCATCATTTCTTGATAAAAATTCGGAAAATACTGAAGGATCTTTTAAGTACAAATGCTTATTCATAATCAATACCAATCTTCCATCTTTTTCAAAATTAACTCTTGCAACTTTATCTTTAAAAAAATTTTGATGACCATCAAAAATATCACCTAAATACTCTATATATCCCTCACCCTCGATAAGAGTATATTGTAATTTTGCAGATTGGTTAAGTGATGAAAAATCTTCCATAGACAAAACTACTTCATTTAAAGGTTGATAATATGTCCTAATCTTACATTTAATTTGACCTTCAAAAGCATATAAATTATAAACCATATTTAATAATAGATAAATCTAAAAATAATTACTAACTTATATATCTTTTTATTAAAACAATATTTTCTTACATAACTAAATGCTATTCACATTATTGACTTAATTTAAATAAATTTACAAATATTTATAATCAAATTATTTTTTAATATACTATGACATTTAAAGACATCTTAACTTATTTAGGACTTGACTCAATCGTTGAATAAAACTTTTTCTAAATAACAATCCTTATATACTAAAGCTTGATTAAAACCTTCCAACCCTAAAATCGTATTTTCGTCTTCAAATTTTAAAGTACTACTTTTTAGAATAAAGTATATACTTTTTAGCATATTTTGCAATTTTATAGAATTTTCTTCAAAAAAGTTTAAATTGCCTTTAAAATAGGGCATAGTATCGTTATAAGAAGAGTTTGAAAGAGTGTCGGGAATGGGATTCGAACCCACGAACACAGTGTGACAGGATCTTAAGTCCTGCGCCTTTGACCAGACTTGGCAATCCCGACATTAAAAAGAAAGTATTAAGCGCCAAGCTATAGTAAAAATAAACTTCGAATCCTTTATAAAGTTTTTCTTCAAAAGATGTTACCTATAAGTATTTTTATAAATGAGATATAAGTAATAAATAATATGTTAGTACAAAACAAAAATAATTTTTCTAAAGAGGAGAATGTTATTATCAAATCTTATGGTTCTAAAATATCTAAAGAACTTACGGTTTTTTTCAATCCAGAGATGAAACTTAATAGAGATATCTCGCTTTTAGTTATTGATTCTTATTTTAATAAACCTATTAAATTTTGTGACCCTATGGCAGCTTCAGGTATTAGAGAGATTAGATTTATGAAGACTATTCCAGATAAGTTCTCAAAGCTTGTTCTAGGAGATATTTCAAAGACTGCAATTAAAAATATTAAGAGGAATTTCAAAGACAATAAAGTGTCGCTTAAGAAGGTTGAATTGAAACACCAGAATGCTTTAATGACAATATTGGAAGATTATTATGATTTTATCGAGATTGACCCCTTTGGGTCTCCAGTTCCATTTTTAGACCTTGCCTGTCAAAAGACTAAGCACAAAGGAATTCTTAGCGTTACAGCTACTGATACAGCTGCTCTTTGTGGTACTTATCCTAAGACTACAATGAGAAGATACAATACTAAGGTAGAGAAAACTTATTATCTTGAAGAAGTAGGCCTTAGAAATCTTATCGCGCATTGTCAGATTCAAGCTGCAAAGTATGATAAAAATCTAATTCCTTTAGTTTCATATTCGTATAAACATTATTACAAAATTTTTTTCAAGGTTGAAGAGTCAAGAGAGAGGTCGCTCGAATCTATTAAAAATTTAAAATGGTTGGAGTGGGATAGAGAGACTCAAGAAACAAAAGTTTTAGATTTAGAAACAAAGAAATCTTTTGGTAAAACCTATGTCGGAAAATTACATGATAAAGACTTTTTAGACCAACTTATTGCTTCATCAGATTTAATTGAGGATAATGCTGAGATTTTAAAATTTTTAGATAAGATGAAGAATGAGATTGAGATGGTTGGTTATTATAATCCTCATAAATTTCAGAAAGCGTATAAGTTTGAATCACAATTGAGTTTTAATGAGATGATAGAGAGATTGCAAGAGAAGAACTTTGAAGTTTCTCGGCCACATAATAATGGGCTAGGTATTAAGACTAATGCCAATTATAAAGAATTTTTAAAAATAATGAAGAGTAAGAAGTAATCTTAATCTTATCAAATAAGCTTATAAATTTATAAATACTACATATATAAAATGAAATCAAAAAGAAAATTTGATGAGATGCTGAATTTTATTAATGATGAACTTAAATCTAGTCAATATGATTTAAAATATACTAATGATGAAAATAGATTTTATGCACAAAATAATGGTACAAAGCTTGGATTAATAATTTTAAATTATCAAATACCACAAAATGAATTATCTACTCTATATATAAAAAATATAAAAGAATATGGTTCAAATCATTCTATCTTTTTTAAGGATGTTACTACTTTTTTTAAAAGAATGGTCGATAATTCCAAATTAAGAATTGATAAAAGCCTGAAAAAAATATACACCATTAGAAGTTAATCAAATTATTAACTTAACTATACAAGAAAGAAATTCATTATTTAATTTTAATAAGAATTTAGTCGAAGTTTTCAATTCTAATAGTTTGAAAAATAAGGAAATAACTTATTATCAGCCAAAGACTGAAAGACTAGAAGAGTCAATAAGGAAATTCAATCCAGAACCTATATTTTTTGATTATTCACATATTGGACCAGAGGATCAAGGATATGGTTTTGTTAATAATTCAATCTCAAAGACTTATTTTATATTAAAAGAGAAATAAAATTATTTATTAAGTAGTTCTTTTTGTAATATTTCTTTTCTATATTTAGATGTTGAGTCTTCAAGTTTGAATTTCATTGGAATTTTTTTTATTGATTTTACTCCTTCAATTTCTTCTTGTAGTGTATAATTGTTTTCTTTATCGTTAAAAAATATTTCAGCCATAAAAAATAGAGTAAGATATAATTTATAAATTTAATTTAAAAACTTGAGAATAAAACTACTCCAAAAATACTCATAACAATTAATTGATAAACCACTATAAACATTGCCATTTGTCTTATTGGTTTATATAATAAAAATTCTTTAGTTCCAATTTTGTTTGAAGTTTTCATTAATACTCCTAATCCTATTAAGAAACCAAGACCTACTAATATGAAAGCAGGGAGTAAGATTAAATAATATATTAAAAGTTCAGGGTTTATTGGTTTGAATTCATTTCCATATTGGTCTAATTGTGGATGCTCTTTTTTGAATTTCTGTTCCAATATATTATATTTTTGAGAAAGAGAAGATTTGTAGTTTTCAACACTACTATCTTCTTTGATATATCTTTTTGAAGAATAGGAATTATCTAGATTAGAGTATTTACTCTCTAATTTAATCTCTGGAAAGAAACTTTTCTTTATTGGTCTTCCGTGTTCATCATATTTGGATTTTGGTAATTTATTCATTTTTATTTTAAAAATATAAAATAAACTATGAAGATTATTAATAAAACTACATAGAAAATTATTGCATATCCATTTTGATCTTTTTGTATATAGATATTTTTTTCTTCATTTATTGTTTGAGTTTGGATTGGGATTTCTTGATTTATAGGTTGAGATTGAGTTTGGGGTTGAGATTGGACTGATTGAGTGTATTGATTATTTTGCGTAGGATTTG
The sequence above is drawn from the Candidatus Woesearchaeota archaeon genome and encodes:
- a CDS encoding asparagine--tRNA ligase; protein product: MVKPYKTNGKKLDYVGNKIFDSIPDVLNKIYSIKEFEERVNSFVKDKYWENISKINHRIFQSSNEFFVNIGSLFTILPLTTRMISSPGAVYGKEAIDYTTDTCPITLKWFESQKVAFLSESSQIYLELSLLQNNVDQVYSIYNSFRKEESDATHLSEFHHIEYEGHVSQVQNQKTAFDLIKKIIQDLLEYNLKDLEVFLSDDDIKELNDMANKENMKIITFKEALNSLYEDTRDKKYKEFTLKHFGSWEEVRITEIYGSLVGIREFPLLEVPFYHALVDDSNPKVADCLDIIWPGYREILGSGHRVRNIEELEEKSKIFNLPREDYKPYLQSRQFDKYKTSSGFGLGWERLVQGVLKMPFIWTASQFPRVDKTLKP
- a CDS encoding Lrp/AsnC family transcriptional regulator, with product MDKINKSIIHQLSINSKAKLKDFTGNLPISKQSLLNRINYLIKDQYISPYTITNYFNLGKKNVHIHIKFEKINLSEINNIVLELTKKKSVVWVAETFHKYDLSIAVIYKNFKIVEDLVSEITKLSSNNIKKIDTIFIKENYYFSYNFNSNDRKVIKIHKTRQESLILRKKEDELLKIISSEGRFKLTELGNLLNLSANSVKYLIKELEKKEIILGYGGFINYLKLDYKWFQIEFEIYQDIDPIKKLLHFENIVFISRVFDSKIIIDFVSKNTTEVRDFVNEIERIIGKINNYEIYEILKIHKLEDPNLKN